The DNA window acaggttctataaaaaactatttacatcacacagatagcccatctccacagccaactccaggaccccggggatggcactcagctggtccagcgcatcattaggaaatatcacctcagcttcatcaacccaattgtcaacatacgtgtagtgagcctctaggttttggtccctcccctgcttgcagatggaaattgcatttaaaaactcactccaaaactgaatacaccaatggtaagttaagcacttggcctcataggtcattttagggtagttgctaagataatagttatgcaacttattgaatctttccattttttcaaaaacaacagaaggggacataaatgggggtgtcggacccgtaaccagctgagatgaggggtgcgctggaacctgatacggaggggtgggatgaaccatggccggagctgaagatggatgtggggctgggcttacatgtgagactacgtgtggtgacagaggagagtctgtaaaaaaagatggagatggagaggagacaaaagaggatgggatgggtgacggaactaagaatgaagtggaggagaaggccggtgagcagggctcaggctcaggctctgacatagatggagtgcgacacaggatggttgcaacctcgtcgtcactctgggtgagatcctcacacgggatcttctcacccacttgggttgagtcaaacgggtttcccaatttgcagttactgaagcgtactagattgtgtaaattttttgtaaatggccccttttgttttttacaccaatttctacgtcctgaccggcctcccgccgtatttctacggcgtcctgagccctgctgacccctgctggttgccaccggggagggagtagacgaagtggcggcagacacggtgatggagctgggtgccggcggcccagtgcggcatttcctccgatggcctccaccactggtgctggttcgtcctttggggttaaaaagacaggggacagcacatttaattaaagtgaatccttatgtcactctacaacaaaactacatcacacacatcacagaaatcacacttggcagtcagtattgcacattgagaaaaattctgccatcttattggatacaggaaacgcaagcttgggagacttatgcgctggtcttgaatcgggccgcctgcgtttcaacaggggaacttgacttataaaaacacaccagttagtgcacagattccctgatatgcagaacaacagcgaaaaacCACACTGGAAACTGATGTATCTTATGCAATATTACACCAatgttgaaatgctttcctcgccctagtagcataaaagccaatctagtttatttatttttgttttgttcaggctttttgacaaatgaaggccctttttggtaggccagtgtctagtcaaaggtgtaaacttaagaggaaaataaactattctgactgtgccattaattctcttttttcccagttactttggcaatattgtctttttattcaattttgatagtaatttgaaatgttttaatttaaattatatttccacagctagttctggcaatagttgaagttgtcatgaaaaataataaccctgtaccatgccttgatcactaactgctattctgctactgctaacagcattgtaaggaactgtggttttgatagacatttcacataattaagtaatgatgtctcagcaacaacgtaaaaaccaaagaccaaattttctggagatgttcatgacatcatttgctagatttattttaaaaatggatcaattttgaaatacgggtgttttgttattgaatttttaatactttaataacccatggtaattattcgtatggggatggcatattatttgttcaacctatagagctggacaatagctttaaaacaatatgaggaccatttctgtgcagcttatattatggtaaatatagccagtcaaaaaaaagaagttaaaaCTTTATCCATTCACACATCACAGCGACAgattttactgatttcattatacaatacagcagacatgccgaaaagagccccgtatttttactgcttcatggtaacaaatcaccgtttgcctaaaagtcaaccattttattatctagtatcctaagacatgtagttccaaaataagatagttatcacagactgcaagattcaacaagaccagccaaccctattctgactttcattcttcgagtgctgagctattctgggcatcactttgccgtccttaccatggctaactgaaccggggatgtcttccggagcaatccggacactgactgccccatttggcaggagccagtcgattctccagaggcacactggcgttcagggcagacatctcgatcacgtcttgtctctcgctgggaagctgcaaatctgagctgctttgaatgttcaaatcaatTTAACTCGAAGTGCAACTACAATTGTTATGATGCGGTTCAAACAGACCTCATTCTAGGCATCCGTACAGATTGtcaggcccttccgaagtctgttacccctcacctcagatgttgatgttaaccgcttgagtaagtgacctgtgggtcgcacttaaactactgtaatacttggggcaacgacaaggtcttaaactttgtcaaaaaaaaccctaaaacaattatactagaaaagtgtcactttatttcacatttaaagagttatttcacataaaaactgcatacaagaaaatagtacagtgcaatcaggatgtacttgggccaattgattagaaattaagagctttaaatttgatgaatgaataatctgcccaaccttgcacggtggaataatctacccacatcacttttgggaagagtagcaacaatcaaaatgatgatcttgccaaaaattaactacatgttctcaatggttctcagtccctctcccctgaacgatttcctctgcaccccataatcgaacaacagttcctccccatcattaatcctgttcagggccaaaagcaaaataacgtcctgtcccccgacggctgggctgtacagtcttggccggaggttggccttcttatgggaatgattaatcagccggccaaaaggctgtatgcccgggtgacaggcacactcagacttatggctgttccggaagaagaacatgtagccagattcttcttccttcgtcgatgagtgaatccgctggccctcagtggctgtgactaccggcccgtggtagtcacacaccacctcaccagcctggaactgccgggtggcgcagactcccttccccttccccgcaatgtccatcaccacaagtcccttccacttctggttgtggatgagctcctggatgtggctagagtccacggcagtgtccaccgaacccactggtctccagtccttcagaacgctggccgcgctgggaacgttacttttccagccttggttcctgatccaagcgtcgacccgggactcggtgggctgccgtctgccaaagtgtgctgtcaagaacaaagtaaattgttgttagttaagaagcctatgtagataggaccgtttcacagtaaaaaatgtcattagtgctacaaacaatactcacacaagacatgccgtacgcgcatcctcatctgggccttcagccagcgatcatagagctgccgctgaaaccggcctgacgtctgcgagcgtgccgtcttgtctgggatgtcgccatccagggtcacggggtgggtccgaaggagctgatcgaacgctgcctggacatccatctgttggttggatgccagggcagcatcccgtgcggcaccacgggcagaacagctgggcccttcctctgcggagtcagcgctgagataaaaattaaaaaataaaaaaaaaaacccacaaacgtttaaggttagtgttcagtgatgagggctttggttgtgtgtcttgatgttggtaagtgtgttgacaaacagaaaacatgcctaccttgagtcacctgccagcttcttcagcagcttactggccagcaccacattccgcgactgcttcatccggtagtgctcgtcagccgtcgcagtggaatgagtgaagtaatcggccaccaaggacttctcttggtccgtcaagtccttggtggccgtctcaaagatgcgccgggccgtctggtaggtgactggatccagcttgtatctaaaatacaaaaatacatttattaatacgtctcacacaacacgtatgtagaacatattatagggggaattaatcatgatgatcagctcacttttggtgcagccggttgaggtcattcgaagcgttgaacaccggcctgcctgtggtggagacgaagaaccgtttgtctcctcccaggtcatccagtgtcgtccggctcctcttggagctcaggagctgtggccgtacctgggtgaagtagatgtcgaaccactgttggcagaggaaaacagattaaatcgctgctcttagaacataagaacataagaactatacaaacgagaggaggccattcggcccatcgagctcgcttggggagaacttaactaatagctcagagttgttaaaatcttatctagctctgatttaaaggaacccaaggattcagcttgcactacgttatcaggaagactattccatactctgactacacgctgtgtaaagaagtgcttccttaaatccagtttgaaatgttctcccgctaatttccacctatggccacgagttcttgtatttgaactaatgctgaagtaactattcggttgaacagcatccaaacctgttagaatcttatagacctggatcatgtcccccctcagtctcctttgcttgaggctgaacagatttagctcaaataacctttcctcgtatgacattcctctaagaccaggaatcattcttgtggccaaTGCGGGCCaattctgggtgcggggtgcattgcgcattgtacccaagtgtggctggaacactataggataggactttattgatcccacagtggggaaatttgtgtGTTACCACAGCTCTAGACAGATAAAAAGAGtacaagagtaaaaaaaaaataaaaatacagaataagaatacaagaaaaaagtaaaataaataacaatataaaataagataaacactgaatacagcagtagtgcctatgtacacccatacacagtatgtaatatatggatagtgggttgtgggaaaaagtgcaagtaatataaataataactatTTCACTACTAAAACAGTTGCATTTACCTCTATAAGGTGCGTTATGTATGAGGTGGTAAGTAGTGGTGACCGTAGAGGTAAGTATCTGGGTGACTCATGACATCATGATGTGTTATA is part of the Paramormyrops kingsleyae isolate MSU_618 chromosome 25, PKINGS_0.4, whole genome shotgun sequence genome and encodes:
- the LOC140582738 gene encoding N-lysine methyltransferase KMT5A-A-like; this encodes MRMRVRHVLSHFGRRQPTESRVDAWIRNQGWKSNVPSAASVLKDWRPVGSVDTAVDSSHIQELIHNQKWKGLVVMDIAGKGKGVCATRQFQAGEVVCDYHGPVVTATEGQRIHSSTKEEESGYMFFFRNSHKSECACHPGIQPFGRLINHSHKKANLRPRLYSPAD